From a single Planctomicrobium piriforme genomic region:
- a CDS encoding NAD-dependent epimerase/dehydratase family protein — protein sequence MKRIFITGSAGFIGSYLVKEFLDAGWEVVGLDNFSKYGELTPAHAGHPRYKFHRGDAKDAALLDSLLEGCHHFIAGAAMIGGIAYFHRLAFDLLAENERLTASAFEAAIRAHKRGTLEKITVLSSSMVFENATEFPTPETAVKISPPPSSTYGFQKLACEYFAYGALTQYGLPYTIIRPFNCVGIGERRATADEEVMSGDVKLALSHVVPDLAQKVLKGQDPLHILGDGQQVRHYTYGGDLARGIRVCVEHPAALNEDFNISTAVATTVLELAEAIWKQVHGPDVPLRFVSDPPFPHDVQHRSPNVDKAKKMLGFEATTPLDVILDEVIPWIRTQIDQGTI from the coding sequence ATGAAGCGAATTTTCATCACCGGCTCAGCCGGCTTTATCGGCAGCTACCTGGTCAAGGAATTCCTCGACGCCGGCTGGGAAGTGGTCGGCCTCGACAACTTTTCGAAGTACGGCGAGCTGACTCCCGCACATGCAGGTCATCCGCGTTACAAATTTCATCGTGGTGACGCCAAAGACGCGGCGCTCCTCGATTCCCTGCTCGAAGGCTGCCACCACTTCATCGCCGGCGCGGCGATGATCGGCGGGATTGCCTACTTTCACCGCCTCGCCTTCGACCTTTTGGCGGAAAACGAGCGACTGACCGCCTCGGCCTTCGAAGCGGCGATTCGGGCACACAAACGTGGCACACTGGAGAAGATCACCGTCCTCTCGTCGTCGATGGTCTTCGAAAACGCGACCGAGTTTCCGACGCCTGAAACCGCCGTCAAAATCTCGCCCCCTCCCAGCTCCACCTACGGCTTTCAGAAGCTCGCCTGCGAATACTTCGCCTACGGCGCACTGACGCAGTACGGGTTGCCCTACACGATTATCCGCCCCTTCAACTGCGTCGGCATCGGCGAACGTCGAGCGACTGCCGATGAAGAAGTGATGTCCGGCGACGTAAAGCTCGCCCTCAGTCATGTGGTGCCAGATCTCGCCCAGAAAGTCCTCAAAGGGCAAGATCCGCTCCACATCCTCGGCGACGGACAACAGGTGCGGCACTATACCTATGGCGGCGATCTCGCCCGGGGAATTCGAGTCTGCGTCGAACATCCCGCCGCGCTCAACGAAGATTTCAACATCTCAACCGCGGTCGCCACCACGGTGCTCGAACTGGCCGAGGCCATCTGGAAGCAAGTGCATGGCCCCGATGTGCCGCTCCGCTTCGTGAGCGATCCCCCGTTCCCGCACGACGTCCAGCACCGCAGCCCGAATGTCGATAAAGCGAAGAAGATGCTCGGCTTCGAAGCGACGACGCCGCTCGATGTCATCCTCGACGAAGTCATCCCCTGGATCCGCACGCAAATCGATCAGGGGACGATTTAA
- a CDS encoding glycosyltransferase — MPSISPLTLIVPVFNEHENFPRLVEQVEQTLHIPYRMLVVYDFDEDSTVPVARELAVTRPWLMLVRNDLGRGPANAIRAGFQAAQSGPALVVMADLSDDLAKIPQMLTLYEAGYQVVCASRYMLGGKQIGGPLLKRIMSQTAGVSLYWLAGFPTHDATNNFRLYDAALVNEMGIESAKGFEIALELTAKAYAQGEPVAEIPAMWRDRTAGTSNFQIRKWLPFYLKWYRYAFSASLKRRLGIVRAKPLTPRQ, encoded by the coding sequence GTGCCCTCAATCTCCCCACTCACGCTCATCGTGCCGGTCTTCAACGAGCACGAGAACTTCCCTCGCCTGGTGGAACAGGTTGAGCAGACCCTGCACATCCCCTATCGAATGCTGGTTGTCTACGATTTCGACGAAGACTCCACTGTCCCCGTCGCGCGCGAGCTGGCCGTCACCCGACCCTGGCTGATGCTCGTACGAAATGATCTCGGTCGGGGGCCGGCCAACGCCATCCGCGCCGGATTTCAAGCCGCCCAGAGTGGGCCGGCTCTTGTTGTCATGGCCGATCTTTCGGATGACCTCGCCAAAATCCCGCAGATGCTCACGCTGTATGAGGCTGGCTATCAAGTCGTCTGCGCCTCGCGGTACATGCTGGGAGGAAAACAGATCGGCGGGCCGCTGCTCAAACGCATCATGAGCCAGACCGCCGGCGTCTCTCTGTACTGGCTGGCAGGCTTCCCCACCCACGACGCCACCAACAACTTTCGACTCTACGACGCCGCGCTGGTGAACGAGATGGGGATTGAAAGCGCTAAAGGCTTTGAAATCGCCCTTGAACTGACGGCGAAAGCCTATGCCCAAGGGGAACCGGTCGCCGAGATCCCTGCCATGTGGCGAGACCGCACGGCAGGCACTTCGAATTTCCAGATCCGCAAATGGCTGCCGTTCTACTTGAAGTGGTATCGTTATGCGTTCTCGGCCAGCCTGAAGCGGCGGCTGGGAATCGTGCGAGCCAAACCTCTGACGCCGCGCCAGTGA
- a CDS encoding SDR family NAD(P)-dependent oxidoreductase, whose amino-acid sequence MELYLKDHVVVVCGGASGIGLATVSEFCAEGAKVVIVDRHPETLSIAAKLSDQFPGQVHGIIADLTDEAQAVEACRQVAAQLGRCDHVIFAVGIGSGKFGFPFWELTPADWPRVIEVNLLTAVHVAHAFRQPLLDSQGTLLMLSSVAGQIGSQTDPPYSASKAALINFMQCAAKDFAPYGVRVNALNPGMVQTPLNRSVYEAWAARQPEGEKLTYEIWAGRKIEQIVPLRRWQTPEDIAAMAVFLSSPKARNVTGQTINVDGGFVMHW is encoded by the coding sequence ATGGAACTGTACTTGAAAGATCATGTCGTCGTGGTCTGCGGCGGCGCGTCGGGGATCGGTCTCGCGACTGTGTCCGAATTTTGTGCCGAAGGAGCCAAGGTCGTCATTGTCGACCGCCACCCCGAAACTCTTTCAATCGCGGCGAAGTTGTCAGACCAGTTTCCCGGCCAGGTTCACGGGATCATTGCCGATCTGACCGACGAGGCCCAGGCAGTCGAAGCCTGTCGGCAGGTCGCCGCACAATTGGGCCGCTGCGATCACGTGATCTTTGCCGTCGGCATCGGCTCAGGCAAATTTGGGTTTCCGTTCTGGGAACTGACGCCTGCCGACTGGCCGCGAGTGATTGAAGTCAACCTGTTGACGGCAGTGCATGTCGCCCATGCGTTCCGCCAGCCGCTGCTCGACTCGCAGGGAACGTTGTTAATGCTGTCCTCCGTCGCAGGTCAGATTGGTTCGCAGACCGACCCGCCGTATAGCGCCTCCAAGGCCGCACTCATCAACTTCATGCAGTGTGCGGCGAAAGACTTTGCTCCCTACGGAGTGCGAGTCAACGCCCTCAATCCCGGCATGGTGCAGACGCCGCTGAATCGCTCCGTCTACGAAGCCTGGGCCGCCCGTCAGCCGGAGGGTGAAAAGCTGACTTACGAAATCTGGGCCGGCCGCAAGATCGAACAGATCGTCCCCCTCCGCCGCTGGCAGACCCCCGAAGACATCGCCGCCATGGCCGTCTTCCTCTCCTCACCCAAAGCCCGCAACGTCACTGGCCAGACGATCAACGTCGACGGCGGGTTCGTGATGCACTGGTGA